A genomic window from Bradyrhizobium lupini includes:
- a CDS encoding winged helix-turn-helix domain-containing tetratricopeptide repeat protein, protein MRYFFNDFSLDTERRELCRGPEVVAIAPQVFDLLRYLIGNRERVVSKDDLIRAIWHGRVVSDVALTTRLDAARKAIGDSGDAQRLIKTFPRKGVRFVAEVREVPTTATVARLPRPAAGKPSLVVLPFANLSPDPAQDYFVDGVTESLTTDLSRMAGIFVIGCNTAFTYKGVHVDLKQLGRELGVRYVLEGSVQRAGSRMRIIVQLIDAETGNHLWGDRFDKQVADLFDMQDEIGARLANQLGTELVRVEARRAARAPHPDPTDLYFQGMAYLNRGTDPTSLSQARPFFEQALLLDASNVEAMVGITDVDTMRATSMLIDRTAPLQVVEASLTRILGHTPNHARAHCLMGVVQIFTNRAAQGIAECERALVLDRNLATAHAWIGLGKCNLGRAEETEAHVMEAFRLSPRDNKASSWMNTAGVAQSYLGADEAAVRWFKRSIETNRNIAPFVHFYLAAEQAHLGEIKEARTHMQAGLTLAPGFSIAQFHASSPTDHPTCLAQRARIAVGLRKAGLPEE, encoded by the coding sequence TTGCGCTATTTCTTCAACGATTTTTCACTCGACACTGAGCGGCGCGAGCTTTGTCGCGGGCCGGAGGTCGTCGCCATCGCGCCGCAGGTGTTCGACCTGCTTCGTTATCTGATCGGCAACCGCGAGCGCGTGGTCAGCAAGGACGACCTGATCCGCGCCATCTGGCATGGTCGCGTCGTCTCCGACGTCGCCCTGACCACGCGGCTTGATGCGGCGCGCAAGGCGATCGGCGATTCCGGGGACGCGCAGCGCTTGATCAAGACATTTCCGCGCAAGGGCGTCCGCTTCGTCGCGGAGGTGCGCGAAGTGCCTACAACTGCGACTGTCGCGCGCTTGCCGAGGCCCGCCGCAGGCAAGCCGTCGCTCGTGGTTCTGCCTTTTGCCAATCTGAGCCCCGATCCCGCCCAGGACTATTTCGTCGACGGCGTGACCGAGAGCCTGACCACGGATCTGTCGCGAATGGCCGGTATCTTCGTGATTGGCTGCAACACCGCCTTCACCTACAAGGGCGTGCATGTCGATCTGAAGCAGCTCGGCCGCGAACTCGGCGTTCGCTACGTGCTCGAGGGCTCCGTGCAACGGGCCGGCAGCCGAATGCGCATCATCGTCCAGCTCATTGATGCCGAGACCGGAAATCATTTGTGGGGCGACCGTTTCGACAAGCAGGTAGCAGATCTTTTCGACATGCAGGACGAAATCGGTGCGCGTCTTGCCAATCAATTGGGAACCGAGCTCGTCAGGGTAGAGGCACGGCGCGCTGCGCGTGCGCCACATCCAGATCCGACCGACCTTTATTTCCAGGGCATGGCGTATCTGAATCGCGGGACGGATCCCACGAGCCTGTCGCAGGCTCGCCCGTTCTTCGAACAAGCGCTCCTGCTGGACGCTTCAAACGTTGAAGCTATGGTGGGAATCACAGACGTCGATACGATGCGGGCGACCTCCATGCTGATCGACCGCACGGCGCCTCTGCAAGTGGTCGAAGCGTCCTTGACCAGGATACTTGGCCACACGCCCAATCACGCGAGGGCACATTGCCTGATGGGCGTCGTCCAGATTTTCACGAACCGCGCCGCCCAAGGCATCGCCGAGTGTGAGCGGGCGTTGGTGCTGGACCGGAATCTTGCCACGGCCCATGCGTGGATCGGACTTGGCAAGTGCAATCTGGGCCGAGCCGAGGAGACCGAAGCGCACGTCATGGAGGCTTTCCGACTCTCTCCCCGCGATAACAAGGCCTCTTCCTGGATGAATACGGCAGGAGTCGCGCAATCATATCTCGGCGCCGATGAGGCTGCCGTTCGTTGGTTCAAGCGATCGATCGAGACCAACCGTAATATTGCACCCTTTGTCCATTTTTATCTCGCCGCCGAGCAGGCGCATCTCGGTGAGATCAAGGAAGCGCGGACTCATATGCAGGCGGGGCTGACGCTCGCTCCGGGCTTCAGCATCGCCCAATTCCACGCCAGTTCGCCAACGGATCATCCAACCTGTCTTGCGCAGCGAGCTCGTATCGCCGTGGGGTTACGCAAGGCAGGTCTTCCCGAAGAATAG
- a CDS encoding tripartite tricarboxylate transporter substrate binding protein has protein sequence MITRRSVLAASAACVASSASHRVSRALAQPLSKTAHILTGFSPGLQDAMARLVAGQMSGYAETIVVENRPGAGGRIAVEAVKNADADGSAMLFSPLGFMMFFPHVYKTLRYQPRDFTPVSTVASTPTLLTVGPAVPADVRTLADFVVWCRANPKLATFGTPGAGTTLHFLGTMLGRSAGFDFLHVPYQGGGAIQDLVKGVIAATVMPIGSSLGLVQSGDLRALATTGPRRSPFVPAVPTVREAGYPSLEDLTWFAFFVPAKTPAPIVDKLSAAIQTAVRTDEVRAGMAKLAVEPDVIAMDDFARLIASESDRWKAIVHETGFVPTD, from the coding sequence ATGATCACGCGTCGTAGCGTATTGGCCGCATCTGCGGCCTGTGTGGCGAGCTCCGCCTCGCACCGCGTGTCGCGCGCGCTCGCACAGCCGCTCTCCAAAACCGCGCACATTTTGACGGGCTTCTCGCCCGGACTGCAGGACGCCATGGCGCGGCTCGTGGCCGGACAGATGAGCGGCTATGCGGAGACCATCGTGGTCGAGAATCGGCCAGGAGCAGGCGGCCGTATCGCGGTGGAGGCGGTGAAGAACGCCGATGCCGACGGATCGGCCATGCTGTTCTCGCCGCTCGGCTTCATGATGTTTTTTCCGCACGTCTACAAGACGCTGAGGTACCAGCCGCGCGATTTCACGCCGGTGTCGACCGTCGCCTCGACCCCGACATTGCTGACAGTCGGCCCGGCGGTTCCGGCCGACGTCAGGACACTGGCGGATTTCGTTGTTTGGTGCCGAGCCAATCCGAAGCTTGCCACCTTTGGCACGCCGGGCGCCGGAACCACGCTGCATTTTCTCGGTACGATGCTGGGCCGCAGCGCAGGCTTCGATTTTCTCCACGTGCCCTATCAGGGCGGTGGCGCGATTCAGGATCTGGTCAAGGGCGTGATTGCAGCGACCGTCATGCCGATCGGCAGCTCGCTCGGACTTGTCCAATCCGGAGATCTTCGTGCGCTGGCGACCACTGGACCGCGCCGCAGCCCGTTCGTTCCGGCGGTACCGACGGTGCGGGAGGCGGGATACCCCTCGCTCGAGGACCTCACATGGTTTGCGTTTTTCGTTCCAGCGAAGACGCCGGCGCCGATTGTCGATAAGCTCAGCGCCGCGATCCAGACGGCCGTTCGCACCGACGAGGTCAGGGCCGGTATGGCAAAGCTGGCCGTCGAGCCGGACGTGATCGCGATGGACGATTTCGCCCGGCTGATCGCATCCGAATCCGACCGGTGGAAGGCGATCGTGCATGAAACGGGGTTTGTCCCGACCGATTGA
- a CDS encoding helix-turn-helix transcriptional regulator, which translates to MTVVETPILRAVRSNHRSPAGVHLVARDYPKGMRIDPHLHREAQLIYAARGTMQVTTPGGRWLVPPDRAVWVPAGLQHAIDLLADIEMRTLYFDLAWLKREQRHEGLTKEFVVRVSPLLNQAILALFDAQNTEERTDLLVRLVMLELVRAEDSATFVPLPHEPRCRRAAMIVLDDPTGLHDIDALAREVGTSARTLSRLFSTETQLSFKSWCQRARIAAAIQRLSTDANVSVKQLATQLGYASVPAFSAAFRQVTGRTPTEFAGKG; encoded by the coding sequence ATGACTGTCGTCGAGACGCCAATCCTCCGGGCGGTCCGGAGCAATCATCGCTCACCTGCGGGCGTGCATCTGGTCGCGCGCGACTACCCCAAGGGCATGCGGATCGATCCGCACCTGCACCGCGAGGCACAGCTGATCTATGCCGCCAGGGGCACCATGCAGGTAACGACGCCCGGAGGGCGCTGGCTGGTGCCGCCGGACCGCGCGGTCTGGGTCCCCGCCGGGCTCCAGCACGCCATCGATCTGCTCGCCGACATCGAGATGCGGACGCTCTATTTCGACTTGGCTTGGCTGAAGCGCGAGCAGCGCCATGAGGGACTGACCAAGGAATTCGTGGTGCGGGTGTCGCCGCTGCTGAACCAGGCGATCCTCGCGCTGTTCGACGCGCAAAATACCGAGGAGCGGACCGATCTGCTGGTTCGCCTGGTGATGCTGGAACTGGTCCGGGCCGAGGACTCCGCGACCTTCGTGCCGCTGCCGCACGAGCCGCGCTGCCGACGCGCGGCCATGATCGTGCTCGACGATCCCACCGGCCTGCACGACATCGACGCGCTGGCGCGCGAGGTCGGAACCTCCGCGCGCACGCTGTCGCGGCTGTTTTCGACAGAGACGCAGCTGAGCTTCAAGAGCTGGTGCCAGCGTGCGAGGATTGCGGCGGCGATCCAGCGGCTGTCCACCGATGCCAATGTGTCCGTGAAGCAGCTCGCGACCCAGCTCGGCTATGCCAGCGTGCCGGCGTTTTCGGCGGCGTTCCGTCAGGTGACGGGACGGACGCCGACGGAGTTTGCGGGGAAGGGGTAA
- a CDS encoding malonyl-CoA decarboxylase: protein MANAFFSDLLTTISERGRTLLRRGDSADTKPDADGLIELCGALLSGRGEASGTAMAREVLDIYQDLDAAGRRAFFEALVRDFGPDRERLSKAIETWRAKPADEDASALHFASEPRRQELIRRLNRAPGGTGDLVKMRADLLDMMNRHADLAALDRDVSHLLSSWFNRGFLVLRRIDWSTPANILEKIIRYEAVHEISDWDDLRRRIDPVDRRCYAFFHPAMVDEPLIFVEVALTETIPGAIAPLLAVDRPSVPIERARTAVFYSISNTQRGLGGISFGSFLIKQVVEELRRELPKLDNFVTLSPVPGFMPWVKQDKDLPLSDEDREILKRLDDPKWFENPETTTLLRGVIEPLAAHYFLKARTPKGKLIDSVARFHLGNGARLERINWLGDLSPKGVRESAGVMVNYLYRLDDIEKNHEAYANDGEVVASSAVKKLLKGEGRRLLDMRLS from the coding sequence ATGGCCAACGCCTTCTTCTCCGACTTACTTACTACCATCTCCGAGCGCGGCCGCACGCTGCTTCGCCGCGGGGATTCTGCCGACACCAAGCCGGACGCCGATGGGCTGATCGAGCTCTGTGGCGCGCTGCTGTCGGGCCGGGGTGAAGCTTCCGGCACCGCCATGGCGCGTGAGGTGCTCGACATCTACCAGGACCTGGATGCGGCGGGACGTCGCGCCTTTTTCGAAGCCCTGGTGCGCGATTTCGGCCCGGATCGGGAACGCCTGTCCAAGGCGATCGAGACATGGCGCGCCAAGCCGGCCGACGAGGATGCCAGCGCCCTGCACTTCGCCTCCGAGCCGCGCCGGCAGGAGCTGATCCGCCGCCTCAACCGCGCACCCGGCGGCACCGGCGATCTCGTCAAGATGCGCGCCGACCTGCTCGACATGATGAACAGGCACGCCGATCTCGCCGCACTCGATCGCGACGTTTCGCATCTTCTCTCGTCATGGTTCAACAGGGGGTTTCTCGTGCTGCGCAGGATCGACTGGTCGACCCCGGCCAACATCCTCGAAAAGATCATCCGTTATGAGGCCGTGCACGAGATCAGCGACTGGGACGATCTGCGCCGCCGCATCGATCCGGTCGACCGCCGCTGCTACGCCTTCTTCCATCCCGCGATGGTGGACGAGCCCCTGATCTTCGTCGAGGTCGCGTTGACCGAGACGATCCCCGGCGCGATCGCGCCGCTGCTCGCGGTCGATCGCCCATCCGTCCCGATCGAGCGCGCCCGTACCGCCGTGTTCTACTCGATCTCCAACACCCAGCGCGGTCTGGGCGGCATCTCCTTCGGCAGCTTCCTGATCAAGCAGGTGGTGGAGGAGCTGCGCCGCGAATTGCCCAAGCTCGACAATTTCGTGACGCTGTCGCCGGTGCCGGGCTTCATGCCATGGGTGAAGCAGGACAAGGATTTGCCGCTGTCGGACGAGGACCGCGAGATCCTGAAGCGCCTCGACGATCCCAAATGGTTCGAGAACCCCGAGACCACGACACTGCTACGTGGCGTGATCGAACCGCTCGCGGCGCACTATTTCCTGAAGGCGCGCACACCCAAAGGCAAGCTGATCGACTCCGTCGCGCGCTTCCATCTCGGCAACGGCGCCCGCCTCGAGCGCATCAATTGGTTAGGCGATCTCTCGCCGAAGGGCGTGCGCGAGTCCGCCGGCGTGATGGTCAACTACCTCTACCGCCTCGACGACATCGAGAAGAACCACGAAGCCTACGCCAATGACGGCGAGGTCGTGGCCTCGAGCGCGGTGAAGAAGCTCTTGAAGGGCGAAGGGCGGCGGCTGTTGGATATGCGACTGTCGTAA
- a CDS encoding methyltransferase — MSRPASVLDLVQSHRITAVIYAAAKLSLAEAVGDEAKSVAELARLVSADERALRRLLVGLTTLGLCRQADHDRFAMTDLGLQLGETADPSFKDWVLFEGEMLAQSWSGLVDSVRTGKTATQLRGEGDDRYAATGNTPESNRRFNAAMVSLTRSIVPKIVTAHDFAAARLVMDIGGGTGELIGAIVQHNPHLEGIVFDLARCETDARTHFDRLGIAGRSRFVTGSFFEDIPSGADTIVMKSILHNWNDDRCRIILRNCRNALPSDGTLIVIERIMPERATTAPEDRSCVMSDLNMLRGPGGCERTEAEYRKLADSAGFAFVRTTGIGSFSLVQFRKSGH; from the coding sequence ATGAGCCGGCCAGCGTCCGTCCTTGATCTCGTGCAGTCGCATCGCATCACCGCGGTGATCTATGCTGCGGCGAAGCTTAGTCTCGCGGAGGCCGTCGGAGACGAGGCGAAATCCGTGGCTGAGCTTGCCCGGCTGGTGTCCGCCGACGAAAGGGCTCTGCGCAGACTGCTCGTTGGTCTGACCACACTTGGTCTTTGTAGGCAGGCAGACCACGACCGGTTTGCTATGACCGATCTCGGCCTGCAGCTCGGCGAGACGGCCGACCCATCCTTCAAGGACTGGGTTCTCTTTGAGGGCGAGATGCTCGCGCAATCCTGGAGCGGACTGGTCGATTCGGTTCGCACCGGAAAGACCGCGACCCAGCTGCGCGGAGAAGGCGACGACCGTTATGCGGCCACAGGCAATACGCCGGAATCAAACCGCCGGTTCAACGCTGCGATGGTCAGCCTCACGCGGTCCATCGTTCCGAAGATCGTTACGGCCCACGACTTCGCCGCAGCGCGCCTCGTCATGGATATCGGCGGCGGCACCGGCGAATTGATCGGCGCCATAGTTCAGCACAACCCTCACCTTGAGGGCATCGTCTTCGATCTCGCGCGTTGCGAGACAGATGCGCGCACACATTTCGATCGTCTCGGGATCGCCGGCCGCAGTCGCTTCGTCACCGGCAGCTTCTTTGAAGATATTCCGAGCGGCGCCGACACGATTGTGATGAAGAGCATTCTCCATAATTGGAACGACGACCGTTGCCGGATCATCTTGCGCAATTGCCGGAACGCGCTGCCGTCCGACGGGACGTTGATCGTGATCGAGCGGATCATGCCGGAGCGCGCAACGACGGCGCCCGAGGATCGTTCCTGCGTCATGAGCGACCTCAACATGCTGCGAGGACCGGGCGGTTGCGAGCGGACCGAAGCCGAGTATCGCAAGCTGGCGGACTCGGCCGGCTTCGCTTTCGTCCGGACGACCGGTATCGGCTCGTTCAGCCTGGTCCAATTCAGGAAATCCGGTCACTGA
- a CDS encoding MFS transporter, with protein MNSPSRVISFVNAGHFIDHYAMLIFAAAVIIMGPALGMAYSELLPYATPGFVAFGAGSLLTGWLGDRWSRRHMMLIFFVGIGASMISVGCVQTPAQLGAALFAIGIFASIYHPVGTAMIVSYADRLGREMGINGVWGNLGVASSALVTGVIGQYLGWRFAFIVPGIVTILIGIAFAMMVVHEDRKGSKQAAAQARVAKQDMWRVILSLLIVVIAISTTFNAVTVALPKLFAERLADLTKSPALLGVIAACVYVFGAMTQYTIGRLLDRYSLKTVALPLSFMLAPFLYLAASLSNLPLILVSIGIVMGAFGQVTVNDAMVGKYTSEEWRSRAYAVRYFIGLTAAGASVGLVAWLYEQGGFVTMLHAFAALCLLAIAAAIILPREIRTPQAV; from the coding sequence ATGAACAGCCCCAGCCGGGTGATCAGTTTCGTCAACGCGGGCCATTTCATCGACCATTACGCGATGCTGATTTTCGCCGCCGCGGTGATCATCATGGGACCGGCGCTCGGCATGGCCTATTCGGAACTCTTGCCTTATGCGACGCCGGGCTTCGTCGCCTTCGGCGCGGGCTCGCTGCTTACCGGCTGGCTCGGCGACCGCTGGAGCCGCCGCCATATGATGCTGATCTTCTTCGTCGGCATCGGCGCTTCCATGATCTCGGTCGGCTGCGTGCAGACCCCGGCGCAACTCGGCGCGGCGCTGTTCGCGATCGGCATTTTTGCCTCGATCTATCATCCCGTCGGCACCGCCATGATCGTCTCCTACGCTGACAGGCTCGGCCGCGAGATGGGCATCAACGGCGTCTGGGGCAATCTCGGCGTCGCATCGTCGGCGCTGGTCACCGGCGTGATCGGCCAGTATCTCGGCTGGCGCTTCGCCTTCATCGTCCCCGGCATCGTCACCATCCTGATCGGCATCGCGTTTGCGATGATGGTCGTGCACGAGGACCGCAAGGGCTCGAAGCAGGCGGCAGCTCAGGCGCGGGTCGCCAAGCAGGACATGTGGCGCGTGATCCTGTCGCTGCTGATTGTGGTGATCGCGATTTCCACCACGTTCAATGCCGTCACCGTGGCGCTGCCAAAGCTGTTCGCGGAGCGGCTTGCCGATCTCACCAAAAGCCCGGCGCTGCTCGGCGTCATCGCGGCCTGCGTCTACGTGTTCGGCGCGATGACGCAGTACACGATCGGCCGGCTGCTCGACCGCTATTCGCTGAAGACGGTGGCGCTGCCGCTGTCCTTCATGCTGGCGCCGTTCCTGTATCTGGCCGCGAGCCTGTCCAATCTGCCGCTGATCCTGGTCTCGATCGGCATCGTCATGGGCGCGTTCGGGCAGGTCACGGTCAACGACGCCATGGTCGGCAAATACACCAGCGAGGAATGGCGCTCGCGCGCCTATGCCGTGCGCTATTTCATCGGCCTCACCGCCGCCGGCGCCTCGGTCGGCCTGGTCGCCTGGCTCTACGAGCAGGGCGGCTTCGTCACCATGCTGCATGCCTTCGCAGCCCTCTGCCTGCTCGCGATCGCAGCCGCGATCATTCTCCCGCGCGAGATCAGGACACCGCAGGCGGTGTGA
- a CDS encoding cation:proton antiporter, with protein sequence MQWSLLRPVGLVPAALVLTTVAASAEGGKSAGPSEFLLVAQIVLLIAVGRGLGEIMQRLGQPSVIGELLAGILLGPSLFGWVWPDAQQAIFPKTPEQKAMIDGIAQFGILLLLLLTGMETDLKLVRKVGKAAIAISIAGILVPFACGFALGEFLPDALLPNPQARLVASLFMGTALSISSVKIVAVVVREMNFMRRNVGQIIVATAVIDDTIGWIIIAVTFSLASHGALDIASVAKAVLGTLAFLAISFTIGRRIVFQLIRWANDNLVSTAPVITVILLLMCAMALVTHLIGVHTVLGAFVAGILVGESPILTRQIDERLRGLISSFFMPVFFGLAGLSADLTVLRDPHLLMLTGLLVVIASVGKFGGAFVGGTVGGLNTRESLALASGMNARGSTEVIIATIGLSIGVLSQNLFTMIVTMAIVTTMAMPPMLRAALAKLPMNKDEQERLEREEFEKRGFVANLERPLLAVDESVNATFAAHIAGLIAGMRGLPITVLHIGKRAKDQEKGRDEEESAETVVKKAAEIVSAHGDGDVGSVDVVTRARRAELGESIADEARKGFDLLVIGVDKVAAAKDRFDRRIEDIAAKFEGPLAVVAAKGKHLKQPTPEALNILVPVSGSGVSKRGAEVAVALAQAGSGSLRVIYVATTRDKGAQRGASRGLNQEAGILKDASDLAARYEVDITTTLRANRAPEAAILREIETTAVDLVVMGVDRIQADHLSFGGVADAVLRQAKVSVLLVSSGEARPTSTEKA encoded by the coding sequence ATGCAGTGGAGCCTGCTCCGACCGGTCGGCCTTGTCCCCGCGGCGCTTGTCCTCACCACCGTTGCGGCCAGTGCCGAGGGCGGCAAATCGGCCGGTCCCTCGGAATTCCTGCTGGTGGCCCAGATCGTGCTGTTGATCGCGGTCGGCCGCGGCCTCGGCGAGATCATGCAGCGCCTCGGCCAGCCCTCGGTGATCGGCGAATTGCTCGCCGGCATCCTGCTCGGTCCCTCGCTGTTCGGTTGGGTCTGGCCTGACGCACAGCAGGCAATCTTCCCCAAAACGCCCGAGCAGAAAGCGATGATCGACGGCATCGCGCAGTTCGGCATCCTGCTGCTGTTGCTGCTGACCGGCATGGAGACCGACCTCAAGCTGGTCAGGAAGGTCGGCAAGGCCGCGATCGCGATCTCGATTGCCGGCATCCTCGTGCCCTTTGCCTGCGGTTTTGCGCTCGGCGAATTCCTGCCAGATGCGCTGTTGCCGAATCCGCAAGCCCGCCTGGTTGCGTCGCTGTTCATGGGCACGGCGCTGTCAATCTCCTCGGTGAAGATCGTCGCGGTGGTTGTGCGCGAGATGAACTTCATGCGCCGCAATGTCGGCCAGATCATCGTCGCCACCGCCGTCATCGACGACACCATCGGCTGGATCATCATCGCCGTCACCTTCAGCCTCGCCTCGCACGGCGCGCTGGATATCGCCTCGGTGGCGAAAGCTGTGCTGGGCACGCTGGCCTTCCTCGCGATTAGCTTCACCATCGGCCGCCGCATCGTGTTCCAGCTCATTCGATGGGCCAACGACAATCTCGTCAGCACCGCCCCGGTCATCACGGTGATCCTGCTGCTGATGTGCGCGATGGCGCTGGTCACGCATCTGATCGGCGTCCACACCGTGCTCGGTGCCTTCGTCGCCGGCATTCTGGTCGGGGAGTCCCCGATCCTGACGCGGCAGATCGACGAGCGGCTGCGCGGGCTGATCTCGAGCTTCTTCATGCCGGTGTTCTTCGGTTTGGCCGGCCTGAGCGCCGACCTCACGGTGCTGCGCGATCCCCATCTGCTGATGCTCACCGGCCTGCTGGTCGTGATCGCCAGCGTCGGCAAGTTCGGCGGCGCCTTCGTCGGCGGAACCGTGGGCGGGCTGAACACAAGGGAGTCGCTGGCCCTCGCAAGCGGGATGAACGCGCGCGGCTCGACCGAGGTGATCATCGCCACCATCGGTCTTTCGATCGGCGTGCTCAGCCAGAACCTGTTCACGATGATTGTGACCATGGCGATCGTGACCACGATGGCGATGCCGCCGATGCTGCGCGCCGCGCTGGCAAAGCTGCCGATGAACAAGGACGAGCAAGAGCGCCTGGAGCGGGAAGAATTCGAGAAGCGCGGCTTCGTCGCCAATCTCGAACGCCCCTTGCTCGCCGTGGACGAGAGCGTGAACGCCACCTTCGCTGCCCACATCGCCGGCCTGATCGCCGGCATGCGCGGCTTGCCAATCACCGTGCTGCACATCGGCAAGCGCGCCAAGGATCAGGAGAAGGGCCGCGATGAAGAGGAAAGCGCGGAAACCGTGGTGAAGAAGGCCGCCGAGATCGTATCGGCCCATGGCGATGGCGATGTCGGCAGCGTCGACGTCGTCACCCGGGCAAGGCGTGCGGAGCTCGGCGAGTCCATCGCCGACGAAGCGCGCAAGGGCTTCGATCTTCTGGTCATCGGCGTCGACAAGGTTGCTGCCGCCAAGGATCGCTTCGATCGGAGGATCGAGGACATCGCAGCGAAGTTCGAGGGACCGCTCGCGGTCGTGGCGGCCAAGGGCAAGCACCTGAAGCAGCCGACGCCCGAGGCGCTCAACATCCTCGTTCCGGTCTCCGGCAGCGGCGTCTCCAAGCGCGGCGCCGAGGTCGCGGTCGCGCTGGCGCAGGCGGGATCAGGCTCGCTCCGGGTGATCTATGTCGCGACGACGCGCGACAAGGGCGCGCAGCGCGGCGCCTCGCGTGGTCTGAACCAGGAGGCCGGCATCCTGAAGGACGCCAGCGATCTCGCCGCCCGTTACGAGGTCGACATCACCACGACCTTGCGCGCGAACCGGGCGCCTGAAGCGGCGATCCTGCGCGAGATCGAGACCACCGCCGTCGATCTCGTGGTGATGGGCGTCGATCGCATCCAGGCCGATCACCTCTCCTTCGGCGGCGTCGCCGACGCCGTGCTCAGGCAAGCGAAGGTCTCGGTGCTCCTGGTCTCGAGCGGCGAGGCGCGTCCGACGTCCACGGAGAAAGCCTAG